CTTGCTTTCTTGGTTGCTTATCAGCAAGCTGCAGGTGATTCTTTCTCTTTCGTCCGAGGCGATTTGTCTGAGATCTCTGAGAGATATTGGAGTAGATCTGCGTATCTGCTGACTGCTAAGCTCCCTCTGGTGTTCTATTGCGTTGATATATGATCACctgaacaagagagagaactTTTAGTGGAGACAAGCTAGAGATCAGCGTGCAGATCAATATGGGGAGAGGAAAGATTGTGATCCAAAAGATAGACAGCTCGGCGAGCAGGCAAGTGACCTTCTCAAAGAGAAGAAATGGGCTGCTCAAGAAGGCCAAGGAGCTCTCCATTCTTTGCGATGCCGAGGTTGGTGTCGTCATCTTCTCTTGCACCGGCAAGCTCCATGAATTTGCCAGCTCTaggtctttctctctctttctctctctccttaatCACACAGCGTCATTTCTTTTAACAGTTCTTCAATTATTTGTGGAGCCCTATTCTGTTGTGAGTATTGCAAATCATTTCATATCTGCTAATATATGTCTTTCAAATTAAATCCAACCGAATCAGCATGAGGTCCACGATCGACCGCTACACTAAATCTAAAGAAGATCATCATGGAGAGAAGAATCCCGTCAAAGAACTCCGGGTAAATATGTGTATCATGATTACATTCCTTCTTTGTCTACCAGAGCCATGGCTAGTCCTTGTTCTCTTAAGGTTCTCTTTGAAAAGTTATTTAAGTGAACCTGTGAATTCTGTGCGATCTAGCAATGGAAAACGTCCTCATGCTCTCTCCCTTGCCCAAGAAACACGTGTTGCGAGGAACCAGATCGAACTGGTTATCAAACTCAATGAACCAATAATCCCTAGAATCATATATATTCACATATGTTGTGAATGTACAGTTACACAGATTTTATAAGAAGGATGATTGCTTGATTTGATGCTTCAATATGGAGGCTTAACTTGATAGTTTCTGATCATTATGCTAGCTTCGGCAAAGGGAGGTCGCAGATTTAAAGCAGAAACTCCTCGACATGCAGGATAACCGCAGGTGATTCCGAATTTCAACCTAGAACTCAGTCTTCATTAGATGAAATGGACTCGGTTGTGGTTTGAAACTAGGTCTGATAATTTGTGAACATTCCTCACATTTTAACACCACACAAGTAATACCTAACCAGAAAATCGATAAGTTATTTAGCAGCAACACATATAAGTAAACTGCCGTTTTGGCTCTTAGATGGATTGCCTGAATTTCCAGCGCTTTTTGCGACTTTGGTTAATAATATAACTGCAAAGATATTGCTATAGGGTcccaaaatcaaatttacaaGACGTGAGAAGTATGTCGGCACAGTGATTTATCCTTGTTATATAAATGTGCAGGCATCTGATGGGCGAAGGCCTGTCCTCCCTAAGCGTTGAAAACTTGCAGATTCTGGAGAAGCAATTGGAGATGAGCTTGAAGGCTGTCCGAATGAGGAAGGTATGTATCCATATGTTGAAATTTCATCATGAGCTTGTGTGTTCATTACAAGAATCGATTATTGTGATCTTGCCTTGGTCATTCATTCGATTTTTTGCACGAAAGAAACATTTGTTCACTCACTACTTATTCCTAATTAATGTCCAAGAAGTTCATTTATGCCGGATGGCGATATATGCTGTCCGCCAACAATAACATATAAAGAAGTAGTTAAACCTCGTATTCCTTTCCTCACCGACTTGGATTGTTCCTTCTACTTGCCAGATATTTTTCGTACACCAAATGTTTTCGAATTCTTCCTCTTCCACATTAGAttaaggccccgtttggttcggttttggaGAAATGACtatgagaaaatgcaaatacctttgggatAAAAAAAGTTTTCTAAAATGCTATAGTGTTTAGTAAATTGTAACTTTAAAGTGCATTAGGAAATAACTTTGGCTTAAATGTGGTTAGGTTAAACCTACATTTGTAAAGGGCTTTTgctaaaattattatttaaaaaaaaaaagcttcaaaaTTAAATCCGGTGGAGCTCGATTGTCGGCTAAATTTGGCTGCTGAATAGTCTCGTCTAAGGTAGGGTGCCCTAGCGACCCAAGCCTCATCGCCAGAGGTAGGCGACCTTAGGTGACACCCTTGATCGCGCAACCCAGAGGCAATGCTTGAGGTCGCGAGACCCTAGGTAGTGGTCATCAACCTCAGCTACTCTGTGCAAATTAGGGAAGATGAACAATGAACGTGAATATGAACAGTGAACGTGAAGACTTGTATTCCCAAAATACTGAAAACCCAAAGTAAGTTGGaacttgccttgggctttcacaATGTTAGCATTTTTAAATAGAGTCCAAAAAATACTTGCCAAACactttataaatttttgttccaccTTTTTGCCCGTTGTAAAAAAAAGTTCACTTTGCATTGTCCATATTTTTTTCTGTATTGACTAGCTCGGTCACGTCGAATTTCTGTTTTAACATGAATATGGTCTTTCCATTGAGTTAAGACTTGCTCAGTGCCAAAGAACAATTTCTTAGCATTGTTTGCTTATAATTTAAaagcttttaattttgttagTAAGATGTCGTTGATTTATGATGCTAATGTTTTAGTTTGAATTTTGCGTTATATACTCTTGTCTTACTATATGTaaaaactttcttttattatgtgGTAACGCTGCCCTAACATCTCTGAATTTTGCCCCCACCACAGCATCAGGTTTTGAATGAAGAAATAGGAGATCTCAATAAAAAGGtactgtctgtctgtctctctgtctctctgtctgtctgtctgtctgtctctctctctctctcgttatGTAGTAACTCTTCCCTAGCATCCTGTTTATGTCTCCAACATAAGACGACAATATCAGTTTATGATTCCCATCATAGGCATCGAATGCAAATGATTCCGGAGAAGTTACGTATAGGGAAGTTCCGCACACTTTAGCCGAACGACGTGACTTACACTTGCAGCATCATTTGCATTCAAGTCCTTCACGCTCTGAAGTAAATGAAGCAGCACACACTTCGATGGAGCTAAGGTACGATCTGTATAACAATCCATTATAACTTCTCACACGCAGCTCAAACCAAATTCTAGTGAAAATGGCTATTTACACGTCATGTGTCTCGGCAGGTTGGGGCTGCGTTAAGGAATAAACCGGCTCGATAAATGCATGTCGAGGAAGTACTGTGCACATTCTAGACCACATTGTCGATATTCCTCTGCATTGACGTTGCGCGCTGCTTGTAGAAGCTCCTGAGTAACTTTTCGATACTAACTTTACTCATTCTTATCAACAGTGCGTAAGTGTATCTAGTGCAATACGCTgattaataatcaaatagatCTTGATGCAAAGCTTGGTGTGAAGGGTATCGTGTCAAATTATAGTAGTTCTTAAATACATGGAATTCGGCATGATTAACGATCCAATGTAGATGCTTATACAGTAAGCTTAAGATGTCACTCCATTATAACTCAGATTAATTTATTGTCATCGCCAAGGTTTTTTAGCAAGGTGTGATCCCACCCGCTCTTTATGATGGACATCGGATTTAGGCGAAGGGACTAGGTAGATTGAGGCGGTGAAGATAAGAAATTTGTGACGGAATCTCTTTAGGCCAAATTGTGTATTCGATTGTCAACAAGTGAATATTTCCATGCTACCTTGGGCTCGAAGGACAGAGTAGTCTAGGTTACGCAAATGGTGATTATCTATTCCAGGATGGAAGGTGCCCTTGCTTTTTTTAGAGTAAGAAGGGTTAGAGAAAACATCTCAAGCCTGTGCTCAAGTATCAAGTGCTATGGCATTGAAGTAGCCAAAGCCATACTTCTAGGAAAAGCTTGAACAACCTTCAACAATAGGGCACCTGTACCTAAAATTGACACAGGAGGGTAGGTAGATACTACCTAGAGATGGGAGACGACTCTCTATAAGTAACCTAACAAAATAGCCTCATAACTTCGAGAAAAGGGGCGCCCCTCACAAACGAGGTTGCAATGACCAAGGTCAAGCGATTGCTTACCAATAACATAAGTCTACGGAAAATTGTAAGTCAAGTTGGGAGCTGACACTTGCCTAGTATCACGAGGTCAAGAGTGACCTAATGATAGAAGAGTCAACAACTGAGGTCTTGGTGAATGGCAGCCGTTACTATAATGGTCCCATGATAGCACAACTTTTTGTTGGGTAAGTTTCGAACCGCACAAATGGTGCAATGATCTAAGGATTATCTCGGAGAGAGATAGCCGTTTATACACTGTAAGGGTTATAGTGATTTTGGAGAAGAGAGGAGCCATAGTGGTCCCCGCCCCCTCTCTCGAATCACTCAAATCTTATGAGTAAATAGAAAGTCAATCTACATTGGATCCTACTTGAATCGTCCCATCCATCCGGACAAGTTTGGTGTAACACCTGATCAGAACAAGAGGAGTAGGCAATGCTAATGTGCCTTAGATGATTTACATCTCCAGATTAGGCGCTAACAGCCCTTAGCCATTTTTAATAGAAGTTCGGCGCATACAAGTACTGTAATTTGCCTCTACATGGCTATTTGGTAACCTCGAATGTAAGGTTAAAAACTACATGCTCAACCGCTTGTGCCGCCTCTTTTGAATTTCATTCTTGCGATTGTACTCTCCGGGCTTATTTGTTGTTATAGCAAAAGTTCCAATGGCCTAGTGATTTGTGCTCACCAACATCACGTGGGTATGTCATTGCTCTGTGAGAGACGTGCACGATAAAACTTATTGTGAGTCGCCACATTTTAAGAAGAGATGTCTGTCTACATATTAATTTGATTGGAGTTTTCTAAGGAACCGAAAGAGCGGGTAGCTATAAATACTTGCACATGTCTATGCCCGTCTACGGCAAAGAAGTAATGAACGTCCTTTCTACGTCTTTAATGGAACTAACAAATCAGAGAGCTAAAAGGATAAATTGGCATccctaaaattgaaaatcattcgACGGTTTAAATACACAACTTGATTACCCTGAGGAAATAGGCAATAATGGATAACAACAGATGTATCACTTTaacatgataaatttatcttcaaaCCCAGAAAAAGGTGAGACATTCGATTATATCTAAGATGACGTGTTTTTATATATCATATCATCTCAACATCAACTTAGTGGAAACATATGATAACACAGAAATGTCTCCCAGTAGAAATCTGGTGAGTTTCTTGTAAAGTTAGGGTTCATCCGATGCAGAACAAGATGAGCATTTACTTGACAGATCTGAATCATATGGAAGATCTTCCAAAGATAAAGACAAAGTGAATTCCCAAGTGTGAACACGAATCAGCCATGAGATATTAAAATCGAATTCTGAGTGTGAACACGGTATATTATACTCCCGACAGTATCAGGAGTGCAGGCTGACCGGAGAACTGTTTATGCCCGTTTTGGTTCCCGACTCAAAAGTGCCTGCCCAAATTTGACTTGAATATGTTTTTACAATTTGGTTTCATCAACTACTCCTTCGGCAGCAAAAATATAATTTCCTCAGCACTTGTTGTCGAGTGAATCGAAAGTTCAGTGAGATGAAAAGGCGGGATTACAATACAAGGGTACGGACCCAGAAAGGGAAAACGAAATAAGAATTGCTCTGCATTGATCAAGTAATTTTCTGATGAAGTGACAGCATTGTTTTGTTATGCCCAATCGCGGTGGGTATCACGTGATCTGACGAGTAAGTAAGTCCTTCAGATCAATCCGTATTGACCGCTACCCCTGCCCAACCTTTTACTTTGACGAGTTTCATTTAGTCAAGTTGAAGTTTTGGCAAAATTCCCATTACATAATAGAATAGAGAGGTTTTGAAAGAGCCTTCACCCAATTTTTTCATGGAGAAATCTAATGTTATTTGCcaaaaaatatggatttttttttctgtgcttgttaatttcaataaatattgaTAAGCGTATAAAAACCATcggtagaaaaagaaagacccatgaattttcttttcaagttatGTGTTGGTAACTTATCAATGATTTTATgtaattacaaattttatatatatagtttgCACATTATCATTTTTTGTGTGAACTTCCAACTTTTATCTCCAAAACTTACTAATGCTTCGAATGTACTAActcttatatgaaattaccaacttaAATTTGAGTGGCTTATCAAAATTCGTTAAATTATCAACTAGTTTGAGTTATTAAATCTAATAAGAGTTAGTTACTGGCATTTTATTGTCTTTCTCCCTAATTAAGAACTTTTCTGTTGaattaccaacttttgtttattttagtAAGCAACCTTTTACATTTATTAAATCTACATAGAAATTACCAACCTAAATTAGTGAATTCACCAAATTTTCCTAGTTAAATTACCATCTAGTATCACTAAAAAACATACCAAAGATTATTTTTTCATTGTAATTTgccaacttttaatttttatttacatttacAACCTGTTACTTGCATTTCTTAGCAAAGCCttacaaacactttttaaaAACTACTAATGTTAATTAGAGTGACTTACCAACTTTTTCACCAATTAAggtaaaattatatatatgaattATCAACTCTTGTTTGAGTGACTTACCATGTTTATTTCTCTTTAGTTACCAAACTTTCTTTAGCTTTCTAAATTATTGCTTAAATTAACCAGCTCTTAGTATAATCCatcaatttttgtttaattaagttatcgACTGAATTTAGGTCACCAACTCTAATATGAGTTAGTTACCGAcgttattttgttttcttgttttatagACTTTTCTATGAAGAAATGGTGATTTTCTCTGATAgaagttggtaatttcatatataaaagCTAGTAATTTAAAGCATTCCGCGAAAGCTAAATAAAAGTTgctaaaagataaaaagacaGTGTTTTCTGTCAGAAATAAAAGTCAATAACTCAAAGATAGCAAATTAAAAAGTACAGAAGTCAAATAAAGGTTGGTaatcatattaaaaattgattaattgtaaaaaagcaaataaatgttGTTAAGTAACTAAAACAGAGTTGGCAAGTCAAAACTAGTGGTGActgattcaaaaaaatattggtAAGTTATTCAAATAAAGACTGGTAGATTTGTATAA
This genomic stretch from Eucalyptus grandis isolate ANBG69807.140 chromosome 3, ASM1654582v1, whole genome shotgun sequence harbors:
- the LOC104419868 gene encoding MADS-box transcription factor 23, producing MGRGKIVIQKIDSSASRQVTFSKRRNGLLKKAKELSILCDAEVGVVIFSCTGKLHEFASSSMRSTIDRYTKSKEDHHGEKNPVKELRLRQREVADLKQKLLDMQDNRRHLMGEGLSSLSVENLQILEKQLEMSLKAVRMRKHQVLNEEIGDLNKKASNANDSGEVTYREVPHTLAERRDLHLQHHLHSSPSRSEVNEAAHTSMELRLGLR